One region of Triticum aestivum cultivar Chinese Spring chromosome 6B, IWGSC CS RefSeq v2.1, whole genome shotgun sequence genomic DNA includes:
- the LOC123137173 gene encoding zinc finger BED domain-containing protein RICESLEEPER 2: protein MSEEMKQKFDKYWKDVHGLMSVATVLDPRYKLHMLQALFGSLYGIEYADVKVDEVRKLMANLLEQYREDVEVVATSEAMDTAAAQVGGVDDVMNIFDQYMSSKPTICASQVRTKLDLYLEEQTIKRVPDKDMDIINWWKVAGAKYPTLQKIAHDILPILVTSVASESAFSTSGRLLSSHRSRLVPSMAEALMCMQAWSRADMIGDSNSTLFATFQSVLDDDEETMDESESIITEA, encoded by the exons ATGTCTGAGGAAATGAAACAGAAATTTGACAAATATTGGAAAGATGTACATGGACTTATGTCTGTTGCAACTGTTCTTGATCCAAGGTACAAACTTCATATGTTGCAAGCTCTGTTTGGTTCTCTCTATGGAATTGAATATGCAGATGTTAAAGTTGATGAAGTAAGGAAGTTAATGGCTAATCTGTTGGAGCAATATCGAGAAGATGTTGAAGTTGTGGCTACATCGGAAGCTATGGACACTGCTGCTGCACAAGTTGGTGGAGTTGATGATGTAATGAACATCTTTGATCAATATATGTCCTCAAAACCTACGATTTGTGCTTCTCAAGTTCGGACAAAATTAGACTTGTACTTGGAAGAGCAAACCATCAAGAGAGTACCGGACAAAGATATGGACATCATAAATTGGTGGAAAGTTGCAGGTGCAAAGTATCCTACTTTGCAAAAGATTGCTCATGACATATTGCCTATCCTTGTGACATCGGTGGCATCAGAATCAGCGTTTAGTACTAGTGGCAGGCTACTTAGTTCACATCGTAGCCGACTTGTGCCAAGTATGGCTGAAGCACTCATGTGCATGCAAGCTTGGTCCCGTGCTGACATGATAG GGGATAGCAACTCCACTCTCTTTGCGACATTTCAAAGTGTTCTTGATGACGATGAAGAAACTATG GATGAGTCCGAGTCTATCATAACTGAAGCTTAG